A region of Anopheles merus strain MAF chromosome 2R, AmerM5.1, whole genome shotgun sequence DNA encodes the following proteins:
- the LOC121589414 gene encoding tissue inhibitor of metalloproteinase produces the protein MKTNRLLPLVLTIIGLAMVMLPTAETCSCLPQHPQTAFCDSQYVIVAQVLRKTASKNEAMDAYKIAIKKEYKMSDEARQLLNHGKLYTSTMDSTCGIKLKPSTLYAIAANSEQVTLCDFIRPYDELSLVEKRGLAGVYRKGCKCKINHCWDDKCHQRLGSCNWTPFAPKGICETSYGSCVPAGVTKRNGAPIKCHWRRSPRFGQCVAENSPKYP, from the exons ATGAAGACGAACCGTCTGCTACCGCTGGTGTTGACGATTATCGGGCTGGCGATGGTGATGCTTCCCACGGCCGAAACCTGCAGCTGCCTCCCGCAGCATCCCCAGACGGCTTTCTGCGACTCGCAGTACG taatcGTTGCACAAGTGCTGCGCAAAACGGCATCAAAGAACGAGGCCATGGATGCGTACAAGATTGCAATCAAGAAAGAGTACAAG ATGAGCGACGAGGCACGGCAGCTCCTCAACCACGGAAAGTTGTACACATCCACGATGGATTCGACGTGTGGCATCAAGCTGAAACCGTCCACGCTGTACGCGATTGCGGCCAACAGCGAACAGGTGACCCTGTGCGACTTTATCCGACCGTACGACGAGCTGTCGCTGGTGGAGAAGCGCGGCCTGGCCGGCGTCTATCGCAAGGGCTGCAAGTGCAAGATCAATCACTGCTGGGACGACAAGTGCCACCAGCGGCTCGGTTCCTGCAACTGGACCCCGTTCGCGCCGAAGGGTATCTGCGAAACGAGCTACGGCTCGTGCGTACCGGCCGGTGTGACGAAGAGGAACGGAGCACCGATCAAGTGCCACTGGCGCCGATCGCCCCGCTTCGGGCAGTGTGTCGCCGAGAATAGTCCCAAGTACCCGTGA